In the genome of Lathyrus oleraceus cultivar Zhongwan6 chromosome 4, CAAS_Psat_ZW6_1.0, whole genome shotgun sequence, the window TGATGCCATGTCGCAGTGTTCGCAAGAGAATTTGGACAATGAGCAATTTGAGAAGGTAAGTGTTGCCTTAAATGAATTTGAAAATGATGAGATCGAACTTTTAGATAGGAATGATGAAATTAGGGTTGAGTTTATTGAGACTGATGATGTCATGCAAAGGAAGTTGGAAGTTGTTAACAACACCGAGACCTCGGATATGGTGGAAGAAACTTCCAATGCAGATAGCTTATTGGAGTCCAATGCCAAGGGTTATATTGACAGTGTGATGCTGGAGCAGAATACAAGTGTTGACTATTTGGGAGAACAGAATCCCCGAACATGTGAGTATCTATCGAATGCCTTTCCTGAGAATTTTGAAAATAGTTTCGAACATTGCCAAGAAAATATTGAATGTAGTATAACTGAAAGTGAGAAACTGGTAAGCATAACCGAAAGTGAGAAACTGAATAGTATGATGCTGGAGCAGAATACAAGTGTTGACTATTTAGAAGTACAGAATCCACAAACAGGTGAATCTCTAGCAGATGCCTTTACTGAGAATTTTGAAAACAGTGTAGAACATTGCCGAGAAAATATTGAATATGGTACTACAGCAACTCGAATCATCTCAGCTAATGGAAATCTAGGTGTTGTTGCTGCTTCTCATCAAGGAAGTGAAAGTGAGAAACTGGGAAGTATAGCTGAATCTGTAGTTGACTCAAAAGCTGTATTGGATGATTCTTCAGTTGGTTTTGAATCCAATGGTGATGCTTCTGAAGGtaataaaattcaagatgtttcTGATCGTGCACTCCTTCAAGAGTGTACATATTTGGAAAAGGGTCTGTCTGAAACTGTTTTAGGTGTTCTGGACGAAGATGTGCTGTTTTGTGATTACCATTCACGTGAAGATGAGGAAACGTTTTACGCGGGAGACACTGTAAATAAAGAGGCTACTATGGAGCTAAGCAATGTAAGTCAAGAATCAAAAGGAGGTGGTTCTGctttggatgatgatgatgatgatgtggAAGAGTTGATGTCAGCCCGCTTTGAGCAGTTAAGGGAACAAATTTCAGCTCTCTCGATTCTTTTGGGTTCAATAGGATCCAGAAAGAACTCTCGTGAAGAAGAGACGGTCATGAGTCCACATGCAAGAACGAACTTGCCAAAGGATGGTGCGAGAAGTCAATTAGTTTATTTTGATAATGATTGTGAATCAGATTGCAACTCAGTTACAGTCGCTTATACCGATCAATCCAGTGCCCATTTCCTTCAAAATCGAGCTAGTTTCAGTTCCTTACTAAGTGGTGATGCTCAAGCTGGGTTCCAATTCCAACACAACATAAGTGAAAACGAAAAGGAAAAAATACACAAGATACATACCATAAGTGTGAAATTCTTGAGGCTTGTCCATCGAATAAATTTCTCTCTTGAAGATTCCTTGGTTTCAAAGGTTTTATGCAGGTTGGTTGCAGATATCAGAAGGCGCTCACATCAAGAATTTGTGATTAGTTCATCAAAAGTATTAGCAAAAAAGATTGAAGAAGATTTTCAGGATGATTTAGACTTTTCATTGAACATTCTAGTTCTTGGCAAAAGTGGTGTAGGAAAGAGTGCAACCATCAATTCTATTTTTGGCAATAAAGTGGTCATGACAGATGCATTTGAACCTGCCACAACTTCTGTAAGAGAGGTTTCTGGAACTGTAGACGGAGTCAAGATCAAAATCCTTGACACACCTGGTCTCAGGGCCCCTATGAAGGATCAAGGTTTCAACAGAAAGATACTTTCATCAGTAAAGAGGTATATGAAAAAGTTTCCTTTAGATGTCATTCTCTATGTTGATAGAGTAGATATCCAGACTACAGATATAGATGATATACCGATATTAAGGTCAATCACAAATTCTCTAGGTCCATCAATATGGCAACAGGCAATTCTTACTCTCACTCATGCTGCTTCTACTCCATTGGATGGTCCATCGGGATCCCCTCTGAGCTATGAAGTATTTGTTTCTCAAAAATCCCATCCTGTTCAACAATCAATCATCAAAGTAGTTAGTGATCAGTGTCAGCTGAGCCCAAGCTTCATGTGCCCAGTGTCTCTTGTCGAGAATCATCCATTATGTGGAAAAAATATATCGGGGGAGAGTGTGCTTCCCAATGGACTTAGATGGAGAACCCAGTTATTAGCTTTGTGTTTTTCTCAAAAGACCCTATCTCAAGTGTCTTTGGTTTCAATGCCTGATAGTCTTCTTGATCATTGGAAGCACTTTTTGTTCCAGAACCATTCCCAGCCTCTGTGTCATCTATGTTCTTGTTTGTTGCAGTCTCCTGCTCGTCATCTAAAATTTTCTGCCAATTGGAATTGACTTGGACATTCTTTCAGTGATGAGAAGACATGAAAAGATTCTGGCACATCAAGAACAATAGTCCTGCAAAGAAAGTCCAGAGGAGAAGTTTCCACGTTTCTGTTTATTTCAAGTCTAAGTTTATGGTGAGATGTCAATTCAAGATAGTAAATAACTGGGGTAATGATCTTCATTGCCAGATTATCAATAGTGCAAAAAAGTTGGTACATTGTAGGTAGCTTTGTTGCTGATTTAAAAATACGAAACAGTATTAAATTTTCCTTGGTTTTGTTTGTGTGGACGGGCTATTTCTTGCACTGTAAGTTTCCAATAACCTCATGCATATTTAGAAGAAAAATTCCTTTGATGAATTAGACAAATTTAATGCCTTTAAAAGCATGGAACATATTTAGATTATCAATACAACATGCATTGAGTTGACATAGTAAACTTATATGAACCCAAAATATAAAATATAGTAGGGAGGGAATCAAATAATCATAAACTATGTTCGAATCGAATCATGCTGCTAGTTGTGCAAATAATTTGTGTTGGTCAAGTCTATATATAGCCGTTAGTTGCAAACAATTTATGTATTTGATCAAATCTATATAAAGTTTTGCTCTGCGACCTCCATAAATGGATGTGGGATTGACCCTCTTGCATTTGTCCGGTGCAAGGTCGTATACTAGAATTTGAAATTTgaagaaaagaaaaaatctcTTTCAACTCATAATTGTGTTACATTTGTTCTAGTATGCACCAAGAAGTAAGGCTTGTGTAAGGTGGTTCACATTATAAAGATAAAAATTGGGTTTTCTTGTTTGAAGTGAGAATTCCGTGCTGATACGAGTCTACTGCGTGTTTTTATCTCATTTTAAGAATTAACAGATTAAAAAAGAGTAAAACTAGCTTCACTCAAATTTAACCTTACATTTTTGTTCTAGCAAAAAAGGCTTAATCTATTTGGCTGATTCTCATATCCTCCTTCCCTCTACCACTCCGAGCCATGTCTTTTTCTCATTTTCTTATGTTTTTGACAATTATTTTTTTCAAGTATGTTAACTAATCTATTGCAACCTCTCCTGCATTGATATGTTCACTAATTTCTTAGCTTATATAATGAAAAAAATCAGGTCAATTTTTAGCAAAATACTTTCTAAAAAAATATAAGGGATTTTTGTTTTGTCAAGTAACCTAGCTGCTGGAATACCCCCTTTAAAGATGAATAAATGGAGTGCCGTGGATTTGAACTGGGGCATACACCGAATTTCCCTGACAGGTACTGCACACTACCAAGGACACTAAAGTTTTAAAAACCAGAATCAACCAATCAAACAATAATACATTAGCAACTCTGCAGGTTTGCATTTTCGCTGTGGTGTGAGCCTTACAAGTTTACAGTAAATATTCTTCCCATCTAATCATACAAATGTAAAAAAATTCCAGATCATGCAATACATTGAACTCCTAACTTTGCAAGGCATAGGGACCCGATATATTGTTggttaaataaaataaagcaaatGAGTACAGGATCTGCAGGATACCAACCCTCACAATGGATAGAACATAATGTTTGATGAATTTACAGGCTAGGAGGTGTGTCCAAATAAAGACAAGGTCCCCCAACTTGCTGTGGCATGGAAAATTCATGTTACAAACAGAAGCTCGTGTTAGGAGTTATTGAGTTAAATCTTCTGCATCAGGGAATCAATCTGAGCACACGAATTAGGCGAAAGCTGTTGCATTATTTCTGGTTCTTCCAACTCATGTGATTGGATATTTATATCCTGTCAAAGAAAGTGTCACTAATAACATCAATGCAGTGAAAACTAAAAACACGAAAACAACGAAAAACCCTGTAATCTGGAAAGTGGATTGATTTTCTATTAACATTCTGCATTTTATCCAACAGACCAGACCGGATCTGGATCCTCTCCAATGACTAGAGAGGTCCGGCGCACATCCTCACCATTAAAAAAACACCGCATAACATGACAAAAAGTAGGAAAGGATTCGTTTCCAGACAAGAGATGGAAGCAGCTAATCATCAACATTTTTTTAATGTAAAGAAGTATTGTCTAAAAATATATCATGTCAGTTTTAGTAAATCATCAACACTTCTTAACGAGTAACAATTATTCCCAATTTTGATTTATTCTCAGTTGAATGAAGATCAGACTATGAATTCTGAAAAAATCAACTGGTAGAACTGTAGAAGGGAATGTGTGTAGCCCAAAATCTGATCTTCCAAACTTCCCCTAGGTTTAAATTTCTCTGAATTTCAATTTACAGTGAGCAGGAAAAAGGAAAGACAAGACAATAAATTCGATACCTGTGTCTGTACAAGTGGTTGAGATTGCTGATCTTGAGCTAGAGGATAAGCTTGTGCTTGGGACATTCTATAGTAGGGTTCTTTCAGATCAAGCTTGCAAGAAGATGTCTGAATAATCCCTCCTTGTTCAGC includes:
- the LOC127073297 gene encoding translocase of chloroplast 159, chloroplastic, yielding MASNSKAFVSASPIVTAGEFPQQMNLSSSVPIRAPLTLDDSDSDFELSSDATLSETASHSDLEAQSQCASQEEDEEECFELDEELSPLVQLPLRVTPFAHLSTYDDEEDEEDEEDDCGEMLSAESVAENLVGAFSKDTGSDVSIEAENDIAYGQGLRIRVACEEYSTASSIDSDAMSQCSQENLDNEQFEKVSVALNEFENDEIELLDRNDEIRVEFIETDDVMQRKLEVVNNTETSDMVEETSNADSLLESNAKGYIDSVMLEQNTSVDYLGEQNPRTCEYLSNAFPENFENSFEHCQENIECSITESEKLVSITESEKLNSMMLEQNTSVDYLEVQNPQTGESLADAFTENFENSVEHCRENIEYGTTATRIISANGNLGVVAASHQGSESEKLGSIAESVVDSKAVLDDSSVGFESNGDASEGNKIQDVSDRALLQECTYLEKGLSETVLGVLDEDVLFCDYHSREDEETFYAGDTVNKEATMELSNVSQESKGGGSALDDDDDDVEELMSARFEQLREQISALSILLGSIGSRKNSREEETVMSPHARTNLPKDGARSQLVYFDNDCESDCNSVTVAYTDQSSAHFLQNRASFSSLLSGDAQAGFQFQHNISENEKEKIHKIHTISVKFLRLVHRINFSLEDSLVSKVLCRLVADIRRRSHQEFVISSSKVLAKKIEEDFQDDLDFSLNILVLGKSGVGKSATINSIFGNKVVMTDAFEPATTSVREVSGTVDGVKIKILDTPGLRAPMKDQGFNRKILSSVKRSINMATGNSYSHSCCFYSIGWSIGIPSEL